TTGAGGGATTAAAAATAATTTCTCTGTCAGAAAAAATATTGCTTTTGGTTATTGGTTTTGCCTTAATCGAGGAATTATTGAAATATCTGGTTGTAAAATTCGGCGTTTTGAAAAATCCTAATTTTGACGAGCCTATTGATTCAATGATATACTTAATAATAGCAGCACTGGGATTCGCGGCTGCGGAGAATATTTATCTTCTAAGTCAGATTTCTCCGCTGAAAATCCCGATTGGCGAGACAATAGAATTCATTACCACAAGATTTTTAGGAGCAACTTTTCTGCATGCATTAGCTTCGGCAGTTATGGGATATTTCCTTGCTGCTTCGCTATGCACGAAATCGAAGTTCAGAAAAACTCTGATTTTTGGAGGATTGATTGCGGCTACTATCTTGCATTCGGTTTTCAATTATATTATAATACTTAATATAGACGGACACATTGAGACCTACCAGAGAAATATCTTGATATTTGTACTTCTTTTCGGTACGGCTATAATGGTGTCTCTGATGTTCAAAAAAATAAATAAATTTAGGTCAATCTGCAAATTATAATAATTAATTCTTTTGAAGAATATGGCAAAATCATTTTTTGAAAAATTAACTGGCGCTTCTGTCGAAAACGAAGAAGAAAAAGAGGAAATAATAGAAGAAATAATAACTCCATCAGAGGATGACGCTCCTCCAAAGCTAATAAAAAAACCGAGGAAATCAATAAAGAAAATTGAAACCACGGAAACAGAAGAAAAAAGCTGGTTTCAGGAGGCTGATGAAAGCGAAGAAGGACAATTGACTATTGATGTTTTCCAAACTCCTTCTGATATTATAATCAAATCAACGGTTGCCGGAGTTAAACCGGAAGATATTGATATCAGTTTTACCAATGACATGATTACCATTAGAGGCAGAAGAAGAAAAGAAGAAGAAATAAACACAGAAGATTATTATTACCAAGAACTTTACTGGGGAGCATTCTCCCGTTCAGTTATTCTGCCAGTAGAGGTTGATGTAGACAAGGCTAAGGCTGATATCAAAAACGGAATCCTCACAGTCAAACTCCCGAAATCGGAAAAAATAAAGACCAAAAAAATAAAAGTCAACGTATTGTAGAATAAATTTCTAGAGTTTCTTGGGCAGTTTTTTGCCAATTATATTTTTTGATTTGTTCAAATCCTTTTTGGATTAAATCTTTTCGCAAGTCCTCATCTAAGAGGGCTTTTTTAATTTTGCCCGTCATATCATCAATATCTAATGGATTAAAATACAAAACTGCATTGCCCAAAATTTCCGGCAAACAGGCGGCATTAGACGAAACAACTGGCACTCCCCTTTTCATCGCCTCCAAAGGCGGTAAGCCGAATCCCTCGCACAATGAAGGAAAAACAAACAATGAAGCGTTTTTGTATAATTTATCCAATTCTTCTTCGCTGACAAATTCAGTAATTAAAATCAGCTCACAATCAATTCTCTCGGCTTTTATTTTTTTAAAAGCTAATTTCAGTCTCTCCAAATTTTTATGAGGATAATCATTGCCAACATATAAAATATATGGTTTTTTACATGACTCCTTCATGGATTACTTTTATTTTATCGGACTTAATGCGACCCGCCCCGCTACTGCGGTGGTAATACTTCAAGATTTCCTGTTTTGTGTATTCCGAAACCGCAATAATTTTTTCTGATTTTTTAATCGCGCGCCGGGTAATTAGCTTGTAAATTATTTTCTTGAAAATTCCCACATGACTGGTGATTAAATCATGAATAGTAACAATAAATCTGCCTTGATAAAAAAACGGCACTTTAAAATAAGTAAAATGCATTAAATCCAGATTATTCTGTCTTAACTGATGAAATAGAATCTTTTTAAAATTCTGGTTCTGTGGGACATAATCTTCCAAACGCTCTTTTTTTAAAAAAATAAAATACTGGTTGTGATTATCCAGCACTTCCAAATTCTTGATTAAATTTTCCGTATACCTACCTAATCCTTTGTCTTTAGCGCCAAAGAATCTGGCATCAATTCCAATGCGCATGATATTACTTTTTTCGCTGCATTATCCCAATTAAATTGCTTCGCTCGTTCAATTCCCTGTTTTCTTAAATAATTATTCAACTCTTGACTCCCTAAAACCTCTTTAATGGCAAAAACCAGTTCATCAATGTTCTGAGGATCAATCATAATTGCTGCATTGCCAACCACTTCTGACAAAGATGATTTATTGGAAACGATTGTCGGTGTTCCGCAAGCCATTGCTTCCAATGGCGGCAGGCCAAAACCTTCGAAAAAACTTGGATAAACAAAAACTTCGGCTAAATTATACAAATATGACTTGTCTTCCTCGTCTATAAATCCAGTGAAAATGACATCGTTCTTAAATTCTGAATTTTTAACAACCTCAAATATCTCGTCGCAGAGCCAGCCTTTTGTTCCAGCTATGACTAATTTTAATTCTGAAAAATTAAATGTTCTTTCTTTTTGATTTTTAACTATTCCCTCGAAACCTTGCCAGTCAATCTCTAATATTTTTCCGTCTCTCATTTTTTTTATTTCTTCAAATGCTTTTAAAACCGCTAAAATGTTCTTTCTCGGCTCAATTGTACCAAAGTACAGAATAAATTTATCCGGCAATTGATACTTGTTTTCCACCTCCGATAATCTTCTGTTGTCAGCCTGCTGGTGGATAAATTTTTCATCAATCCCTGGATAAATGACTTTGATTTTTTCCGGCTTAATCTTATAAAGATTAATTAAATCCTCTTTTGTTGATTCGGATATAGCAATAATTAAATTTGCTTTTTGCGCCTGCTTTTGGGGATAAATAAATTTATGCCAGAGCAATTTTGGTAAAGAAAAGAATTCTGGAAAACGGATAAAAGAAAGGTCATAAAAAATTATAATTGTCTTTGTTTTTTTGGAAACTGGAGCAAGTAGAAAATGAGGGCTTAAAAAAACATCCACCGGGCCTAAAATCATATCTATTTTAGGAAATTTCAAAAACCTTAAAAACAAATCAAAAATTCGATTCGGGATTCGGAATTTTTTGATTTTAATATTGGATGATTTTATCCACGAAT
This is a stretch of genomic DNA from Patescibacteria group bacterium. It encodes these proteins:
- a CDS encoding PrsW family intramembrane metalloprotease, with translation MKLLLCMILAPLPSIIWLAFYLRKDKHPEPNKMVVKIFFFGAIMIVLAALLEQGLFEGLKIISLSEKILLLVIGFALIEELLKYLVVKFGVLKNPNFDEPIDSMIYLIIAALGFAAAENIYLLSQISPLKIPIGETIEFITTRFLGATFLHALASAVMGYFLAASLCTKSKFRKTLIFGGLIAATILHSVFNYIIILNIDGHIETYQRNILIFVLLFGTAIMVSLMFKKINKFRSICKL
- a CDS encoding Hsp20/alpha crystallin family protein: MAKSFFEKLTGASVENEEEKEEIIEEIITPSEDDAPPKLIKKPRKSIKKIETTETEEKSWFQEADESEEGQLTIDVFQTPSDIIIKSTVAGVKPEDIDISFTNDMITIRGRRRKEEEINTEDYYYQELYWGAFSRSVILPVEVDVDKAKADIKNGILTVKLPKSEKIKTKKIKVNVL
- a CDS encoding glycosyltransferase family 4 protein; this translates as MKESCKKPYILYVGNDYPHKNLERLKLAFKKIKAERIDCELILITEFVSEEELDKLYKNASLFVFPSLCEGFGLPPLEAMKRGVPVVSSNAACLPEILGNAVLYFNPLDIDDMTGKIKKALLDEDLRKDLIQKGFEQIKKYNWQKTAQETLEIYSTIR
- a CDS encoding glycosyltransferase; the encoded protein is MRIGIDARFFGAKDKGLGRYTENLIKNLEVLDNHNQYFIFLKKERLEDYVPQNQNFKKILFHQLRQNNLDLMHFTYFKVPFFYQGRFIVTIHDLITSHVGIFKKIIYKLITRRAIKKSEKIIAVSEYTKQEILKYYHRSSGAGRIKSDKIKVIHEGVM
- a CDS encoding glycosyltransferase family 4 protein encodes the protein MTIGIDIRILAKGARTGVEDYTINLLSHLLPIDKFKYRLFYNGMKKPNLNYSWIKSSNIKIKKFRIPNRIFDLFLRFLKFPKIDMILGPVDVFLSPHFLLAPVSKKTKTIIIFYDLSFIRFPEFFSLPKLLWHKFIYPQKQAQKANLIIAISESTKEDLINLYKIKPEKIKVIYPGIDEKFIHQQADNRRLSEVENKYQLPDKFILYFGTIEPRKNILAVLKAFEEIKKMRDGKILEIDWQGFEGIVKNQKERTFNFSELKLVIAGTKGWLCDEIFEVVKNSEFKNDVIFTGFIDEEDKSYLYNLAEVFVYPSFFEGFGLPPLEAMACGTPTIVSNKSSLSEVVGNAAIMIDPQNIDELVFAIKEVLGSQELNNYLRKQGIERAKQFNWDNAAKKVISCALELMPDSLALKTKD